Sequence from the Streptomyces mobaraensis NBRC 13819 = DSM 40847 genome:
CCGTTTCCTGGGGGCTGCGCCCCCAGACCCCCCTTGTCGCGGCTCCGCCGCTCGTCCTCAAACGCCGGACGGGCTGCATCCAGCCCGTCCGGCGTTTGAGGACAACCGCGCGCAGCGCGGTTGCGGGGGCGCGGGGGCCCGCCCCCGCAAGAAACGGCGAATGGGGGTGCCCCCTCTGGGGGAGGGACCGGGGCACCTCACCCCCACAACTCGTCGTACACACTCAGCACATGAGCAACCGCATCATCCTCCGAAGGCCACCCCGCCCCCATCCGCCGCCCCGCGGCCACCAACTCCCCCCGCCGCCGCGAATCGACAAGCACACGCGACACCGCGCAGGCCAACGCCGAGGCATCCCCATAAGGCACAAGCTCCGCCGCGTCGCCGACAAGGTCGGGAACACCCCCCACCGCCGTGGCCACCAACGGCACCCCCACCCGAAAAGCCTCCTGCGCCAGCACCGCCCGCCCCTCCCACCGACTCGGCAGGATCACCACATCCGCCGCCGCCACCAGTTGCGGCACATCATCCCGCCGCCCGACGAGCCGCACGGGCAGCCCCTCCTCCTCGATCCGCCGTTGCAGCGACGGCCGCTCGGGCCCCTCGCCGGCGACGACGAGCAGGGGTTCGGGGTCGAGCCGCCGCCAGGAACGGGCGGCGTCGAGCAGCGGACCGTACCCCTGGTCGGGTTCGAGCCGTCCGACGGCGAGGAGCAACGGCCGCCCCAGAACGCCGAGTTCCGCGAGCACCTTGTCCCGGGGGACGTCGCCGTCCGGCTCCGCGCCGACGGGAGCCGCGCCTTCCGCCCCGGGCAGCCCCACCGGCGTCAGCCGGGCGTCCCGCGCCCCCCGCGCCCGCGCCTGGTCCACCAGATCCGGCGTGGCGCCGAGCACGACCGCGGCGGTCCGCACGGCCCGTCGTTCCATCAGCCGTACGACGTGGGCCCGGGCGCCCGCCGCGCGGACCCGCCGGTGCCAGGTGAGCACCAGCGGCGTGGAGCGCCCGCGCAGGGCGAGCGCGGCGAGGAGGCCCCAGCGCAGGCCGTGCGCGTGGACGACGTCCGCGTCGGCGGTGGCCGCCCGGATCGCGGCGACGAGGAGCGCGTCCGTCCCGCCCGGCAGCGGTGTGAACGAGGCGCCCGCCTCGGTGAATCCGTACCGCTCCTCGGTCCCTCCGGCCGCGCACACCGTCACCCGCAGCCCCCGCGCGACGAGGCCGGCGGCCAGCGACCGCACATGGGCGCCGCTGCCCACGCTGCCGCCGCCCAGCACCTGGACGGCGTGCAGGGGCGGCCGGCCGTGGGACGTGCCGGATGAACTGCTCACGCGGGAGAGACTCCTGGATCGGCGGGACCGGCGGGATCGGCGGATCGGCGTCGGACGGAAGG
This genomic interval carries:
- a CDS encoding glycosyltransferase family 4 protein, with protein sequence MSSSSGTSHGRPPLHAVQVLGGGSVGSGAHVRSLAAGLVARGLRVTVCAAGGTEERYGFTEAGASFTPLPGGTDALLVAAIRAATADADVVHAHGLRWGLLAALALRGRSTPLVLTWHRRVRAAGARAHVVRLMERRAVRTAAVVLGATPDLVDQARARGARDARLTPVGLPGAEGAAPVGAEPDGDVPRDKVLAELGVLGRPLLLAVGRLEPDQGYGPLLDAARSWRRLDPEPLLVVAGEGPERPSLQRRIEEEGLPVRLVGRRDDVPQLVAAADVVILPSRWEGRAVLAQEAFRVGVPLVATAVGGVPDLVGDAAELVPYGDASALACAVSRVLVDSRRRGELVAAGRRMGAGWPSEDDAVAHVLSVYDELWG